Proteins encoded within one genomic window of Xylophilus sp. GOD-11R:
- a CDS encoding tripartite tricarboxylate transporter substrate binding protein: MADHRFLQRRRQVLQHAALAATGLIGHGAYARGAGAEPFPRRPVTIVVPGPAGGSGDIVARLLARELGDAWSQSVVVDNRPGAGGIIGVQAALAAPRDGHTLLMGNTGPNAINYSLYARLPYGPADLQPLNNVLAFPNVLIVRPGAPWKSVEELVAEGRRSERGLSFASSGIGQTTHLSGELFKLRTGIRATHVPYKGANLGLQSVIAGETDFMFDNFPTSESHLKGGTVRGLALTSARRITQAPELPTMAEAGFPDMEITGWFALFAPAGVPAARTAAVVDTLDTILRTPAFADRLRQLGGQSGVSTPAEFAGFVERERVKWARAVEASGARENF, from the coding sequence ATGGCAGACCATCGATTCCTCCAACGCCGCCGCCAGGTGCTGCAGCACGCCGCGCTGGCCGCCACAGGCCTGATCGGCCACGGCGCCTACGCCCGGGGCGCCGGCGCCGAACCGTTTCCGCGACGCCCCGTCACCATCGTGGTGCCCGGCCCCGCCGGCGGCAGCGGCGACATCGTCGCGCGGCTGCTCGCCCGCGAGCTCGGCGATGCCTGGAGCCAGTCGGTCGTGGTCGACAACCGGCCCGGCGCCGGCGGCATCATCGGCGTGCAGGCCGCGCTGGCCGCGCCGCGCGACGGCCACACCCTGCTCATGGGCAACACCGGGCCGAACGCGATCAATTACAGCCTGTACGCCCGGCTGCCCTACGGCCCGGCCGACCTGCAGCCGCTCAACAACGTGCTGGCCTTTCCAAACGTATTGATCGTGCGGCCCGGGGCACCCTGGAAGTCGGTGGAGGAACTGGTGGCCGAAGGCCGGCGCAGCGAACGCGGGCTGTCCTTCGCGTCGTCGGGCATCGGCCAGACCACGCACCTGTCGGGCGAACTCTTCAAGCTGCGCACCGGCATCCGTGCCACCCACGTGCCCTACAAGGGCGCCAACCTCGGGCTGCAGTCGGTCATCGCGGGCGAGACCGACTTCATGTTCGACAACTTCCCCACCTCCGAATCGCACCTCAAGGGCGGCACCGTGCGCGGCCTGGCCCTCACCAGCGCCCGCCGCATCACCCAGGCGCCGGAGTTGCCCACCATGGCCGAGGCCGGCTTTCCCGACATGGAGATCACCGGCTGGTTCGCGCTCTTCGCGCCGGCGGGCGTGCCGGCCGCGCGCACGGCGGCGGTCGTCGACACGCTCGACACCATCCTGCGTACGCCGGCCTTCGCCGACCGGCTGCGCCAGCTCGGCGGGCAGTCCGGCGTGTCGACACCGGCCGAGTTCGCGGGCTTCGTGGAACGTGAGCGGGTGAAATGGGCCCGTGCGGTAGAGGCCTCCGGCGCCCGCGAGAACTTTTGA
- a CDS encoding tripartite tricarboxylate transporter substrate binding protein: protein MPTASPDPHRRRWLGAAALAPLASLRPLSSRAAEAWPARPIRVVVPFAAGGATDILGRLLGKTMEPELGQPVVIDNRIGAAGAIGASNVARSPADGYSVLFGGVGTNVVLPMTQPALDYAPDRDFTAVGQICNIDYVLVVAAGSPDRTLADLLKRAKASPRAVSYMSTGSMGPLHVSIEYLSQQAGAQMTHVPYKGESPAFADLIEGRLDVAVMTVPFTRPYIKDGKLRALATISGQRSAAMPELPTVAELGFPGYAVPIWNGLFVPTGTPAPAIARLSAAMLGAVRQPAIREQMVAMGVTPTGLTPQESVTFLAGERERWARMIRETGVLKN from the coding sequence ATGCCCACCGCATCCCCCGACCCCCACCGCCGCCGCTGGCTGGGCGCCGCCGCCCTGGCGCCGCTCGCCTCGCTGCGGCCCCTTTCCTCCCGTGCCGCCGAGGCCTGGCCCGCGCGACCGATCCGCGTCGTGGTGCCTTTCGCCGCAGGCGGCGCCACCGACATCCTGGGCCGCCTGCTCGGCAAGACGATGGAGCCCGAACTCGGCCAGCCGGTGGTGATCGACAACCGCATCGGCGCGGCCGGTGCCATCGGCGCGAGCAACGTCGCGCGTTCGCCGGCCGACGGCTATTCGGTGCTGTTCGGCGGTGTCGGCACGAACGTGGTGCTGCCCATGACCCAGCCCGCGCTCGACTACGCACCCGACCGCGACTTCACCGCCGTCGGCCAGATCTGCAACATCGACTACGTGCTGGTGGTGGCCGCCGGCAGCCCGGACCGGACCCTGGCCGACCTGCTCAAGCGCGCCAAGGCCAGCCCGCGCGCGGTGAGCTACATGTCGACCGGCTCGATGGGCCCGCTGCACGTGTCGATCGAATACCTCAGCCAGCAGGCCGGCGCGCAGATGACGCACGTGCCCTACAAGGGCGAATCGCCCGCCTTCGCCGACCTCATCGAAGGCCGGCTCGACGTGGCGGTGATGACCGTGCCCTTCACCCGGCCCTACATCAAGGACGGCAAGCTGCGCGCCCTGGCCACCATCAGCGGCCAGCGCTCGGCCGCCATGCCCGAGCTGCCCACCGTCGCCGAACTCGGCTTTCCGGGCTACGCGGTGCCGATCTGGAACGGCCTCTTCGTGCCGACGGGCACGCCCGCGCCGGCCATCGCGCGGCTCAGCGCCGCCATGCTGGGCGCCGTGCGCCAGCCCGCCATCCGCGAGCAGATGGTGGCCATGGGCGTCACCCCGACCGGGCTGACGCCGCAGGAGTCGGTGACCTTTCTCGCGGGCGAGCGCGAGCGCTGGGCGCGGATGATCCGCGAGACCGGCGTGCTGAAGAACTGA
- a CDS encoding SDR family oxidoreductase: MSSGEETTSPSATGPGAGRRVLVTGASRGIGRAAMQRLREDGWRPVGLARTVPDDIAPGEQYLAVDMTDADSLRDTLAGLLRDGPFHGLVNNAAMSPVTSLEDCSLQDMDDAIRLNLLAPLLCTQAVVPGMRAARAGRIVNISSRAGLGKVNRTAYSATKAGIVGMTRTWALELAGDGISVNAIAPGPVLTELFRAASPPGHPRTVALMDAVPLQRAAEPSELAHFIAFLLDDRSGFMTGQTLYVDGGLTVSAVKL, translated from the coding sequence ATGAGCAGCGGCGAAGAAACCACCTCCCCGTCGGCCACCGGCCCCGGCGCCGGCCGCCGCGTGCTCGTCACCGGTGCCAGCCGCGGCATCGGCCGCGCCGCGATGCAGCGCCTGCGCGAAGACGGCTGGCGCCCGGTCGGCCTGGCCCGCACCGTGCCCGACGACATCGCGCCCGGCGAGCAGTACCTCGCCGTCGACATGACCGATGCCGACAGCCTGCGCGACACCCTCGCCGGCCTGCTGCGCGACGGGCCGTTCCACGGACTGGTCAACAACGCGGCCATGTCGCCGGTGACCTCGCTCGAGGACTGCAGCCTGCAGGACATGGACGACGCGATCCGGCTCAACCTGCTCGCGCCCCTGCTCTGCACCCAGGCGGTGGTGCCCGGCATGCGGGCCGCGCGCGCCGGGCGCATCGTCAACATCTCCTCGCGCGCCGGGCTGGGCAAGGTCAACCGCACCGCCTACAGCGCCACCAAGGCCGGCATCGTCGGCATGACGCGCACCTGGGCGCTGGAGCTGGCCGGCGACGGCATCTCGGTCAACGCGATCGCGCCCGGGCCGGTGCTCACCGAGCTGTTCCGCGCCGCCAGTCCGCCGGGCCATCCCCGCACCGTGGCACTGATGGACGCAGTGCCGCTCCAGCGCGCGGCCGAGCCCTCGGAGCTGGCGCACTTCATCGCCTTCCTGCTGGACGACCGCAGCGGCTTCATGACCGGCCAGACCCTGTACGTGGACGGCGGCCTCACGGTCAGCGCCGTCAAGCTCTGA